A window of the Nisaea acidiphila genome harbors these coding sequences:
- a CDS encoding ABC transporter permease yields MLRASPYLVAAILAGPVLAGALGALVPSFGYLPVLGHADFGLDVWRRLFDWPGLGGSVLLSLASGLVTAGVSLGLAMLFLAVFFETRAFGWLRKAIAPLLAVPHAAAAFALAFLIAPSGFLARLLSPWATGWQRPPDLLIVQDELGLSLMAGLVMKEVPFLLLMALAPLAQIRAEQNMHMARALGYGRISAWFKTVVPALYPLLRLPVYAVIAYSSANIDVALILGPVAPPLLAVQVLRWSNDPELDYRLLAAAGAVLQFGVTASAIALWVGIERLLMATGRGWLESGKRTFAEGGLRVAGRTLFPALLLAAALGVVALALSAFTRVWRFPDALPRRWTFDHWQKVAETSAEPVWATIWIAAVAAGLSLALVLAMLENERRAGKRAGRPLEFLFYVPLLVPQIGFLFGLVLLAELAGLMPGGGLVAAGHVVFVLPYVYLTLSESYRRLDPAWSRLARTLGKGEGAVFWKVTLPMLLTPALAALAVGLAVSIGQYLVTRLLGAGRIDTVTTEAIALAAGGDRRLIGAWALTQAVLPILGFGLALAVPRLVWRHRRGMLGETQ; encoded by the coding sequence ATGCTGAGAGCTTCTCCGTATCTGGTCGCCGCCATTCTCGCCGGACCGGTGCTTGCCGGGGCGCTCGGCGCGCTGGTGCCGTCCTTCGGGTACCTGCCGGTACTGGGTCATGCCGATTTCGGCCTCGACGTCTGGCGGCGCTTGTTCGATTGGCCCGGCCTTGGCGGCTCGGTCCTGCTGTCGCTCGCCTCGGGACTGGTCACGGCCGGGGTCTCGCTCGGGCTGGCGATGCTTTTCCTCGCGGTCTTTTTCGAGACTCGGGCTTTCGGCTGGCTGCGGAAGGCGATCGCACCTCTGCTCGCGGTGCCGCACGCGGCGGCGGCCTTCGCGCTCGCCTTTCTTATCGCGCCGTCCGGCTTTCTCGCCCGGCTGCTCTCTCCCTGGGCGACGGGCTGGCAGCGTCCGCCGGATCTGCTGATCGTGCAGGACGAACTCGGGCTTTCCCTGATGGCGGGCCTTGTCATGAAGGAAGTGCCGTTCCTGCTGCTCATGGCGCTGGCGCCGCTGGCGCAGATCCGCGCAGAGCAAAACATGCATATGGCGCGTGCGCTCGGATACGGCCGGATCTCGGCATGGTTCAAGACCGTGGTGCCGGCGCTTTATCCGCTTCTGCGCCTGCCGGTCTACGCGGTAATTGCCTATTCCTCGGCCAATATCGATGTCGCCCTCATTCTCGGTCCGGTCGCGCCGCCGCTGCTCGCCGTCCAGGTGTTGCGCTGGTCGAATGATCCCGAGCTGGATTACCGCCTGCTCGCGGCCGCCGGTGCGGTCCTGCAATTCGGCGTGACCGCAAGCGCCATCGCGCTCTGGGTTGGTATTGAGCGGCTCCTCATGGCGACGGGGCGCGGCTGGCTGGAAAGCGGCAAGCGCACCTTCGCAGAAGGAGGGCTGCGGGTCGCCGGTCGGACATTGTTTCCGGCGCTGTTGCTCGCCGCCGCTCTCGGTGTCGTCGCGCTCGCCCTCAGCGCTTTCACGCGGGTCTGGCGTTTTCCCGACGCCTTGCCGCGCCGCTGGACTTTCGATCACTGGCAGAAAGTTGCCGAGACGTCGGCCGAGCCCGTCTGGGCGACGATTTGGATCGCTGCCGTTGCTGCCGGACTCTCCCTTGCGCTCGTTCTCGCGATGCTGGAGAACGAGCGCCGTGCCGGGAAGAGGGCGGGCCGGCCGCTCGAGTTTCTCTTCTATGTCCCGTTGCTGGTGCCTCAGATCGGGTTTCTGTTCGGGCTGGTGTTGCTTGCGGAGCTCGCCGGTCTCATGCCGGGTGGGGGGCTCGTCGCGGCCGGACATGTCGTCTTCGTGCTGCCTTATGTCTACCTGACCCTGTCGGAATCCTACCGTCGTCTCGACCCCGCCTGGAGCCGTCTCGCACGAACCCTCGGCAAAGGCGAAGGTGCGGTATTCTGGAAAGTCACGCTGCCGATGCTTCTGACACCGGCGCTTGCGGCGCTCGCGGTCGGCCTCGCCGTTAGCATCGGGCAGTATCTCGTGACCCGTCTTCTCGGCGCCGGGCGGATCGATACCGTCACGACGGAGGCGATCGCACTCGCCGCCGGCGGCGACCGCAGGCTGATCGGGGCCTGGGCCCTGACCCAGGCGGTGCTGCCGATCCTCGGTTTCGGACTGGCGCTCGCCGTGCCGCGTCTGGTCTGGCGCCATCGTCGCGGCATGTTGGGAGAGACGCAATGA
- a CDS encoding FecR domain-containing protein, translating to MAKNSLLNLALKTTALTVLATVLADGSATASNRQVGVASGATTRALGTPPNADERLLDTGTKMYYEEKVVTDPTGRAQLLFEDGSSMTIGPKSDLVIDRFVYDPDSRTGEMAVSLTKGIVRFVGGRISKKRAVQFKTPVGTMGIRGGIAVISVEPTGGIEVDFLFGQEMTLEVNGTVQTTTTPGTFISVASAGSAPSEPQRRSPEALNQRLQAFEAGSSGAAADGGTPESSGQSADPNQGQTAGQVAVQSQTAQQAAGSGRELATQIETQVAELATFERQQEELAPARFDAPSGGLTNGESVEQDRDVLEVPPPRPEADRPQDFVMVTPTPEVEETPVAPAPVAPVAPVAPVEPIETTTETTTPPTSFSRSYSGFAFRGNSSFATQGANVTNGITPLTDRRLSSVSVSGSDQDVGGILTGSSTAGSYRLFYAAPTASAPTSITSCPSSLDCSSQIAGTTPSSLSGKIEHENDPVFVGYMLDVDSEKEIIAVGQAYTGAFSSGATKYKLASDPFFADSLPFARSEVSGLATNKEPAGVIYWDSSAGTKPFVSSSFEFNASGGTSIGSVVIGRVGNNAGGLHVSGFGYGMSDEAGTAAPEFYKGGAFSADTSGGRDFFGSTSPDYFVLSTIEDADTSNSVPAGMVDQTGVGTTYYPVVPVLKSGTVTVSGSDRTFASNTVTGFTAGAGTVGGTAEAFTTTTATGNTSLFTVSSSNDTIDVSVSLAGNTGTTISTSTSSSVSGYISDDVFASQLTAGTISTGSEANIEGVFATHGDNSASFDLCASCDYLKWGFWGLRMDDQNATLHMATWVAGVATTIGDLGGVTSGNATYSGNVIGTVIDSSGATSLQTGDFSAKITFGASTADVDLLSFNFDTTNNPNSFTGPGSVDATFTQASQNGFTITDSTSNTSLTQTLIMNGATFGPAGGTPPPELGGDFKITGTNYHAAGVFGGKK from the coding sequence ATGGCGAAGAACAGCCTTCTCAATCTGGCTCTGAAGACGACCGCATTGACGGTGCTCGCAACCGTCTTGGCGGACGGCTCCGCCACGGCTTCGAACCGCCAGGTCGGGGTTGCGTCCGGTGCGACGACGCGCGCACTCGGTACGCCGCCGAATGCGGATGAGCGTCTCCTCGATACCGGAACGAAGATGTACTACGAGGAGAAGGTCGTTACTGATCCGACCGGCCGGGCGCAACTGCTCTTCGAAGACGGTTCCTCGATGACGATCGGTCCGAAATCCGATCTGGTGATCGACCGCTTCGTCTACGATCCGGACTCTCGGACCGGCGAGATGGCGGTCAGTCTGACGAAGGGGATCGTCCGCTTTGTCGGTGGCCGGATCAGCAAGAAGAGGGCGGTCCAATTCAAGACACCGGTCGGGACCATGGGAATCCGCGGGGGGATCGCGGTTATCTCCGTGGAGCCGACGGGCGGAATAGAGGTCGATTTCCTCTTCGGGCAGGAGATGACCCTCGAGGTCAACGGCACGGTGCAAACGACCACGACGCCCGGAACCTTCATTTCCGTGGCAAGCGCTGGTTCAGCCCCGTCCGAGCCGCAACGCCGGTCTCCCGAAGCGCTGAACCAGCGCCTTCAGGCATTCGAGGCGGGATCGTCGGGGGCAGCGGCCGACGGGGGAACGCCGGAGAGCTCCGGCCAGTCCGCCGATCCCAACCAGGGCCAGACAGCGGGTCAAGTCGCGGTCCAGAGCCAGACGGCTCAGCAGGCCGCCGGTTCCGGTCGGGAACTGGCGACACAGATCGAAACGCAAGTTGCCGAGCTTGCCACTTTCGAGCGACAGCAGGAGGAGCTGGCACCGGCCCGCTTCGATGCCCCTTCCGGAGGTTTGACGAATGGCGAAAGCGTCGAACAGGACCGGGATGTCCTTGAAGTTCCGCCACCGCGGCCGGAAGCGGACCGGCCGCAGGATTTTGTGATGGTTACCCCGACGCCTGAAGTCGAGGAGACTCCGGTCGCGCCGGCTCCAGTGGCGCCGGTTGCGCCTGTTGCGCCCGTGGAACCTATCGAAACCACGACCGAAACGACCACTCCGCCGACGTCGTTCTCGCGGTCCTACTCCGGCTTTGCCTTCCGCGGTAACAGCTCCTTCGCGACCCAAGGCGCGAATGTGACGAACGGCATCACGCCTCTGACGGACCGGCGGCTTTCGTCGGTGAGCGTTTCCGGCAGCGACCAGGATGTCGGCGGTATCCTGACCGGCTCGTCGACGGCGGGCAGTTATCGGCTGTTCTACGCCGCGCCGACCGCGAGCGCACCGACTTCGATCACGAGCTGTCCGAGCAGCCTCGATTGCTCGTCGCAGATTGCCGGTACGACGCCATCGTCGCTCAGCGGCAAAATCGAACACGAGAACGACCCCGTATTCGTCGGTTACATGCTGGATGTCGACAGCGAAAAGGAAATCATCGCGGTCGGTCAGGCTTACACCGGTGCGTTCTCCAGCGGCGCGACCAAGTACAAGCTCGCAAGCGACCCGTTTTTCGCCGACAGTCTGCCGTTCGCTCGGAGCGAGGTCAGCGGTCTCGCCACCAACAAGGAGCCGGCCGGAGTTATCTATTGGGACAGCTCGGCCGGGACCAAGCCCTTCGTTTCCAGCTCTTTCGAGTTCAATGCGAGCGGTGGGACTTCGATCGGCAGCGTGGTGATCGGGCGGGTCGGGAACAATGCGGGCGGTCTGCATGTGTCCGGCTTCGGATACGGCATGTCGGACGAGGCCGGAACTGCTGCGCCGGAATTCTACAAGGGAGGGGCGTTTTCGGCAGATACCTCCGGCGGCCGGGATTTCTTCGGCAGTACGTCACCGGACTATTTCGTCCTGTCGACGATCGAGGATGCCGACACATCGAACAGTGTGCCTGCTGGGATGGTAGATCAGACCGGGGTCGGGACGACCTATTACCCCGTCGTTCCCGTTCTCAAGTCCGGCACGGTCACGGTTTCCGGTTCCGACCGGACCTTCGCAAGCAACACCGTGACGGGATTCACCGCCGGCGCCGGGACGGTCGGCGGCACAGCCGAGGCGTTCACGACGACGACGGCTACCGGCAACACGAGCCTTTTCACGGTTTCCTCGTCAAACGACACGATCGACGTCTCTGTTTCTCTCGCGGGAAACACGGGGACAACGATAAGCACATCAACCAGCAGTTCTGTCTCTGGCTACATCTCTGATGATGTATTCGCGTCTCAACTGACAGCAGGGACGATCTCAACAGGCTCGGAGGCGAACATTGAGGGTGTGTTCGCGACACATGGAGACAACTCGGCCTCGTTCGATCTATGCGCTTCTTGTGATTACCTGAAATGGGGATTCTGGGGGTTACGCATGGATGACCAGAATGCAACTCTGCATATGGCGACCTGGGTGGCAGGGGTTGCAACGACAATCGGCGACTTGGGAGGTGTGACCTCCGGAAATGCCACATATTCGGGCAACGTGATTGGAACAGTCATTGATTCGAGTGGCGCGACGTCTCTCCAAACAGGAGATTTCTCCGCAAAGATAACGTTCGGTGCTTCCACTGCGGATGTCGATCTGCTGAGCTTCAATTTTGATACGACAAACAATCCGAATTCGTTTACGGGGCCGGGTAGTGTGGATGCCACGTTCACACAAGCTTCCCAGAATGGTTTCACCATTACGGATAGCACGAGCAATACCAGCCTGACGCAGACTTTGATCATGAATGGCGCGACGTTTGGGCCTGCTGGAGGAACTCCGCCTCCAGAACTCGGCGGCGACTTCAAAATCACAGGCACGAATTACCATGCGGCCGGCGTCTTCGGCGGCAAGAAATAA
- a CDS encoding ABC transporter ATP-binding protein: MSERAIVDAYAEKPWEHPERHKPVVRLRGIVKRFGLFEAVSGVDLDVYRGEIFSLLGGSGCGKTTLLRMLAGLETPSEGRVEIDGEDVTELAPYDRPVNMMFQSYALFPHMNVASNVAFGLKRDGVRGTELEDRVADALAQLELTDFATRKPDQLSGGQRQRVALARAIVKRPKILLLDEPLGALDKRLRESAQYRLMKLADDTGITMIVVTHDQEEAMVLSTRAAVMDKGLIRQVGTPEALYERPGSRFVAAFLGNISLFEGVVTAIRDGIAELAVEGMDNPLFASAGDVSEGMPGAVAVRPEKVRIALEGMAPPRLVNRLQGTVEGLAYLGDVTSYRVRTRQGHLVEVTRANSENAADRDVDWDDRVEIWFEPAHAMLLGTD, encoded by the coding sequence ATGTCCGAGCGAGCGATTGTCGATGCATATGCGGAAAAACCGTGGGAGCACCCCGAGCGGCATAAGCCGGTCGTGCGCCTGCGTGGGATCGTCAAGCGCTTCGGGCTGTTCGAAGCTGTCTCCGGTGTCGATCTCGATGTCTATCGCGGCGAGATCTTCTCGCTGCTCGGCGGCTCGGGTTGCGGCAAGACGACTTTGCTTCGGATGTTGGCCGGGCTCGAAACGCCGAGCGAGGGCCGGGTCGAGATCGACGGCGAGGATGTGACGGAACTCGCGCCCTACGACCGGCCGGTCAACATGATGTTTCAGAGCTATGCGCTGTTCCCGCATATGAATGTCGCGTCGAACGTCGCCTTCGGGTTGAAGCGCGACGGGGTGCGCGGAACGGAACTCGAAGACCGGGTGGCCGACGCGTTGGCGCAACTGGAACTCACCGACTTCGCAACCCGCAAGCCGGATCAGCTCTCCGGCGGGCAGCGCCAGCGCGTGGCGCTCGCCCGCGCCATCGTCAAGCGGCCGAAGATCCTGCTGCTCGACGAGCCGCTGGGCGCGCTCGACAAGAGGCTTCGGGAAAGCGCTCAGTACCGCCTGATGAAGCTGGCGGACGATACCGGCATCACAATGATCGTCGTCACCCACGACCAGGAGGAGGCGATGGTGCTCTCGACCCGGGCGGCGGTGATGGACAAGGGGCTGATCCGGCAGGTCGGGACGCCGGAGGCGCTTTACGAACGGCCGGGTTCGCGTTTCGTCGCGGCCTTTCTCGGCAATATCTCGCTCTTCGAAGGCGTGGTGACCGCGATCCGCGACGGCATCGCGGAACTGGCGGTGGAGGGTATGGACAATCCGCTTTTCGCCTCGGCGGGAGACGTCTCTGAGGGCATGCCCGGTGCGGTCGCGGTGCGTCCGGAGAAGGTACGGATCGCCCTTGAGGGCATGGCGCCGCCGAGATTGGTGAACCGGCTTCAGGGGACCGTCGAGGGGCTTGCTTATCTCGGCGACGTCACCTCCTACCGGGTGCGTACGAGGCAGGGACATCTGGTCGAGGTGACGCGCGCGAACAGCGAGAATGCGGCGGACCGCGACGTCGACTGGGACGACCGGGTCGAGATCTGGTTCGAGCCTGCCCACGCAATGCTGCTCGGGACCGACTGA
- a CDS encoding ABC transporter permease subunit, giving the protein MAAVSEGRRPFWLSGRGVVTGIPYLWLFVFFLVPFAIVFRISLSEPMIAQPPYSPLFGADGGYQGSFFNYELLFDDALYRAGYLNSLWVAGCATLVTLLIGYPMAYAIARAGALARNLLLMAVMLPFWSSFLLRVYALKTLMADTGLVNALLLSLGVIDSPIRMLQTDFALYVGISYTYLPFMILPLYATLERLDWSLVEAAEDLGCRPWKAFLLITLPLSIPGIIAGAMLVFIPATGEFVIPNLLGASDTLMVGRMLWDTFFNERDWTLASALAVVLLLFLVLPIMLFQVVQQRRGATS; this is encoded by the coding sequence ATGGCTGCCGTCTCCGAAGGACGCCGCCCGTTCTGGCTCTCCGGCAGGGGGGTGGTGACCGGCATTCCCTATCTCTGGCTCTTCGTCTTCTTCCTTGTTCCTTTCGCCATCGTGTTCCGCATCTCGCTCTCGGAGCCGATGATCGCGCAACCGCCTTATTCGCCCCTGTTTGGGGCGGATGGTGGCTATCAGGGATCGTTCTTCAATTACGAACTGCTGTTCGACGATGCGCTCTACCGGGCGGGGTATCTCAATTCGCTCTGGGTCGCGGGCTGCGCGACGCTGGTCACATTGCTGATCGGCTACCCGATGGCCTATGCCATCGCGCGGGCGGGCGCGCTGGCCCGCAACCTGTTGCTGATGGCGGTGATGCTGCCGTTCTGGAGTTCCTTCCTGCTCCGGGTCTATGCGCTGAAGACGCTGATGGCCGATACCGGCCTGGTAAACGCTCTGCTTCTCTCTCTCGGCGTGATCGACAGTCCGATCCGCATGTTGCAGACCGATTTCGCGCTCTATGTCGGGATTTCCTACACCTATCTGCCGTTCATGATTTTGCCGCTCTACGCCACGCTGGAGCGGCTCGACTGGTCGCTGGTTGAGGCGGCGGAGGATCTCGGCTGCCGGCCCTGGAAGGCATTCCTGCTGATCACCCTGCCGCTTTCGATACCGGGGATCATTGCCGGCGCCATGCTCGTCTTCATTCCGGCGACCGGAGAGTTCGTCATTCCGAACCTGCTCGGCGCTTCCGACACGCTGATGGTCGGACGGATGCTCTGGGACACCTTCTTTAACGAGAGGGATTGGACGCTGGCCTCCGCGCTTGCCGTGGTGCTGCTGCTCTTCCTGGTCCTGCCCATCATGCTGTTTCAGGTCGTCCAGCAACGCCGGGGTGCCACGTCATGA
- a CDS encoding NADP-dependent oxidoreductase: MTDLVNRRWLLASRPEGEPKAADFRMEEAPVPEPGAGELLIRTIYLSLDPYMRGRMSDAKSYAAPVPIGGVLEGETVGEVVVSNHPDYAVGDVVLNRIGWQSFGLSDGTGLRKLDPGAAPISTALGVLGMPGLTAYAGLKNIGQPKEGETVVVAAASGAVGSVVGQIAKIRGARAVGIAGGPEKCAFVKDELGFDAVIDHRAPDFAAQLAAACPDGIDVYFENVSGKVFDAVFPLFNPFARMPVCGTIAFYNATSFPEMETKVPALMRAILTKRIRIQGFIVYDFAADYPDFARDMAGWIADGHVTYREDIVDGLDRAPVAFMGLLKGGNFGKLVVKVGQDPTRS; encoded by the coding sequence ATGACCGATCTCGTGAACCGTCGCTGGCTGCTGGCCTCGCGGCCCGAAGGCGAACCGAAGGCCGCCGATTTCCGTATGGAAGAAGCTCCGGTGCCGGAGCCCGGGGCGGGCGAATTGCTGATCCGAACGATCTACCTTTCGCTCGACCCGTATATGCGGGGGCGGATGAGCGACGCGAAATCCTATGCCGCTCCTGTGCCGATCGGCGGCGTTCTGGAGGGCGAGACGGTCGGCGAGGTGGTTGTCTCCAATCACCCGGATTACGCGGTTGGCGACGTCGTGCTGAACCGTATCGGATGGCAGAGCTTCGGCCTCTCCGACGGGACCGGGTTGCGCAAGCTCGACCCGGGGGCGGCACCGATCTCGACCGCTCTCGGCGTGCTTGGGATGCCGGGCCTGACAGCCTATGCCGGACTGAAGAACATCGGCCAGCCGAAAGAAGGCGAGACGGTCGTGGTCGCAGCGGCCTCGGGCGCGGTTGGATCCGTCGTCGGGCAGATCGCGAAGATCCGCGGCGCCCGCGCGGTCGGTATTGCGGGCGGTCCGGAGAAATGCGCCTTTGTGAAGGACGAGCTCGGATTCGATGCGGTCATCGACCATCGCGCCCCTGATTTTGCAGCCCAACTCGCGGCGGCCTGCCCGGACGGGATCGACGTATATTTCGAGAATGTCAGCGGCAAGGTTTTCGACGCCGTGTTCCCGCTCTTCAACCCCTTCGCGCGCATGCCGGTATGCGGGACAATCGCGTTTTACAACGCGACAAGCTTTCCCGAAATGGAGACCAAGGTGCCCGCTTTGATGCGGGCGATTCTGACAAAACGTATTAGAATTCAGGGATTTATTGTTTACGACTTTGCCGCGGATTATCCGGATTTCGCGCGCGACATGGCCGGTTGGATCGCGGATGGGCATGTGACGTACCGCGAGGACATAGTCGACGGTTTGGACCGGGCACCCGTGGCCTTCATGGGCCTGCTCAAAGGCGGCAATTTCGGCAAACTCGTGGTCAAGGTAGGCCAAGACCCAACGCGGTCATAA
- a CDS encoding EamA family transporter, with translation MSDVEKISRTGFRRALPVAPPPHLWFMISAVFHYLGPSFAVLLFPHVGVLGVAWFRIGSAALIFAPMTRPWRVFARADRRMRLILLAMGLCLAVMNTSFYLALDRLPMSLVAAMEFVATIAIALAGTRSLRNLAALMLTVLGVLLLIDVRWQSDPVGLFWSALNAALFGLYVILGHRLASEGAGNGVERLGAAMAVAFIFLLPVGLSEAWAVLTVPELVLAGIGVGLCSSVIPYICDQFAMARLPRASFALLLALLPATATVIAALVLAQFPSSLDLAGLALVMTGIVIHRQSDAA, from the coding sequence ATGTCAGATGTCGAGAAGATTTCCCGGACGGGCTTCCGCCGCGCATTGCCGGTCGCGCCTCCGCCGCATCTCTGGTTCATGATCAGTGCCGTCTTTCATTATCTCGGACCGTCCTTCGCGGTGCTCCTGTTCCCCCATGTCGGCGTGCTCGGCGTAGCCTGGTTCCGTATCGGGTCCGCGGCGCTGATCTTCGCTCCGATGACCCGGCCCTGGCGCGTCTTCGCCCGCGCGGACCGGCGCATGCGCCTGATCCTGCTGGCGATGGGGCTTTGCCTCGCGGTTATGAACACCTCCTTCTATCTCGCCCTCGACCGCCTGCCGATGAGCCTTGTGGCGGCGATGGAGTTCGTCGCCACCATCGCCATCGCCCTTGCCGGCACCCGCAGCCTTCGTAATCTGGCGGCGCTGATGCTGACGGTCTTGGGCGTGCTGCTGCTGATCGATGTGCGCTGGCAGAGCGATCCGGTGGGGCTTTTCTGGTCCGCCCTGAACGCGGCCCTGTTCGGACTTTACGTCATTCTCGGGCACAGGCTGGCTTCTGAAGGCGCCGGGAACGGCGTCGAGCGTCTCGGCGCGGCGATGGCAGTGGCGTTCATCTTTCTGCTTCCGGTGGGGCTCTCCGAGGCCTGGGCCGTCCTCACTGTGCCGGAACTGGTGCTGGCCGGGATCGGTGTCGGCCTTTGTTCCTCCGTCATCCCCTATATCTGCGACCAGTTCGCCATGGCGCGGCTACCGCGGGCTTCCTTCGCGCTTCTTCTGGCGCTGCTGCCGGCGACGGCAACGGTGATCGCGGCGCTGGTGCTGGCGCAGTTCCCGTCGTCGCTGGATCTCGCCGGCCTCGCACTCGTCATGACCGGTATCGTCATCCATCGTCAGAGTGACGCGGCTTAG
- a CDS encoding ATP-binding cassette domain-containing protein: MSEGLALDRVRIRLGNTELLSLERSVRPGTVLTVMGPSGSGKSTLLSYIAGFLTQPFTAEGRVLLDGEDITDRAPEQRHVGLLFQDPMLFPHLSVGGNLLFGMPPGLSGRRARAADALARFGLEGFAGRDPATLSGGQASRVALLRLLLSEPRAALLDEPFSKLDRHLRADIRTFTFDRLREAQLPTVLVTHDPEDAEAAGGPVVELTF; this comes from the coding sequence ATGAGCGAAGGGCTGGCCCTCGACCGGGTCCGGATCAGGCTCGGCAACACAGAGTTGCTGTCGCTGGAGCGGAGCGTGCGCCCGGGCACGGTGCTGACCGTGATGGGGCCGTCAGGTTCCGGCAAGTCGACGCTGCTTTCTTACATTGCCGGCTTCCTGACCCAGCCGTTTACGGCCGAGGGCCGGGTGCTGCTCGATGGCGAGGACATCACGGACCGGGCTCCGGAACAGCGGCATGTCGGGTTGCTGTTTCAGGATCCGATGCTGTTTCCGCATCTGAGCGTCGGCGGCAATCTTCTGTTCGGGATGCCGCCGGGCCTCTCCGGGCGCCGCGCGCGGGCTGCCGACGCGCTGGCCCGGTTCGGCCTGGAGGGGTTTGCCGGGCGGGATCCTGCGACCTTATCCGGCGGGCAGGCGTCCCGCGTCGCCCTGTTGCGGCTGCTGCTTTCGGAGCCGCGCGCCGCGCTTCTGGACGAGCCTTTCTCGAAGCTCGACAGACATCTCAGGGCCGATATCCGGACGTTCACCTTCGATCGTTTGCGGGAAGCACAACTGCCGACGGTTCTGGTGACCCACGATCCGGAGGACGCCGAAGCGGCGGGCGGGCCTGTGGTGGAGCTGACCTTCTAG
- a CDS encoding ABC transporter substrate-binding protein, whose amino-acid sequence MPVLLRLALLALTVFLLPLLTPATAGSSKADWDKIVAAAKGQTVYWNAWGGDTRINAYIAWAGEQVAERYDLEVVHVKLTDTAEAVSRVLAEKTAGRIEGGAVDLIWINGENFAAMKRNGLLLEPWTEGLPNFALTDQANNPDLALDFGVPVDGLEMPWSRARLVFYRDEAALPEPPRSSAALLEWAKKNPGRFTYPLPPSFLGTTFLKQVLLERAANRDALYRPAGEADFASVTAPLWDYLDALHPLLWRKARSFPENAGAMRRLMSDGEIEIAFAFSQSEATAGIESGELPETVRNYVFDVGTIGNVSFVAIPFNAAHSEGARVLANFLLSPEAQLRKQDPEFWGSATVLALDALTADEAEAFRSMDLGPAALPADRLGSMLAEPYPSWTDALEEEWNRRYAVR is encoded by the coding sequence GTGCCCGTCCTGCTTCGCCTCGCCCTCCTCGCGCTGACTGTTTTCCTTCTGCCGCTCCTCACTCCGGCAACGGCCGGCAGCTCCAAAGCGGATTGGGACAAGATTGTCGCAGCCGCCAAGGGACAGACGGTCTATTGGAACGCCTGGGGCGGCGACACGCGGATCAATGCCTATATCGCCTGGGCGGGGGAGCAGGTCGCCGAGCGTTACGACTTGGAAGTCGTGCATGTGAAACTGACGGACACGGCCGAGGCCGTCTCCCGGGTCCTGGCGGAGAAAACCGCTGGCCGTATCGAAGGCGGGGCCGTCGACCTCATCTGGATCAACGGCGAGAATTTCGCCGCGATGAAACGCAACGGCTTGCTTCTGGAGCCATGGACTGAAGGACTGCCGAATTTCGCGCTGACAGATCAGGCCAACAACCCCGATCTCGCGCTCGATTTCGGCGTGCCGGTGGACGGCCTGGAGATGCCCTGGTCGCGGGCGCGGCTCGTTTTCTATCGCGACGAGGCAGCCCTTCCCGAGCCGCCGCGCAGCAGCGCGGCATTGCTCGAATGGGCCAAGAAAAATCCAGGGCGTTTCACCTATCCGCTGCCGCCGTCCTTTCTCGGAACGACCTTCCTGAAACAGGTTCTCCTGGAGCGTGCGGCAAACCGCGATGCGCTCTACCGGCCGGCCGGCGAGGCGGATTTCGCATCGGTCACGGCACCGCTCTGGGACTATCTCGATGCGCTGCATCCGCTGCTCTGGCGCAAGGCGCGGAGCTTTCCGGAAAACGCCGGCGCCATGCGGCGCCTGATGAGCGACGGAGAGATCGAGATCGCGTTCGCCTTCAGCCAGTCGGAGGCGACGGCGGGGATCGAGAGCGGCGAGCTGCCGGAGACCGTTCGGAACTACGTCTTCGATGTCGGGACCATTGGCAATGTCAGCTTTGTCGCCATTCCCTTCAATGCCGCGCACAGCGAGGGAGCGCGCGTTCTGGCCAACTTCCTGCTCTCGCCGGAGGCGCAGCTGCGCAAGCAGGATCCGGAATTTTGGGGGTCGGCGACGGTCCTGGCACTGGACGCGCTGACGGCCGACGAGGCGGAGGCCTTCCGATCGATGGATCTTGGGCCTGCGGCGCTCCCGGCGGACCGGCTCGGCAGCATGCTGGCGGAACCGTACCCGAGCTGGACCGACGCGCTTGAGGAGGAATGGAACCGGCGTTACGCAGTACGGTGA
- a CDS encoding Lrp/AsnC family transcriptional regulator produces MRRLRYENGPLDRTDEQLLLALSENGRASIADLARRVGLSSPSVSERLKRLEEAGIVTGYAARIDAAALGCRIGAWLRIRPIAGKLKETAAILEAAPEIVSCDRITGDDCFLAKAQVPDIADLEPLIDKINQVASTNTSIIQSTIVAPRLPSF; encoded by the coding sequence TTGAGACGACTTCGATACGAAAACGGCCCTCTTGACCGGACCGACGAACAGCTTCTTCTCGCCCTTTCGGAAAATGGCCGGGCAAGTATCGCCGACCTCGCCCGCCGTGTCGGGCTCTCCTCCCCGAGCGTGTCCGAGCGGCTGAAGCGGCTCGAGGAAGCGGGTATCGTCACCGGTTATGCGGCACGGATCGACGCCGCCGCGCTCGGCTGCAGAATCGGCGCCTGGCTGCGCATCCGGCCCATTGCGGGAAAGCTGAAAGAGACTGCCGCTATCCTCGAGGCGGCGCCGGAGATCGTCTCCTGCGACCGCATCACCGGCGATGACTGCTTCCTTGCCAAGGCTCAGGTCCCGGATATCGCCGATCTCGAGCCGCTAATCGACAAGATCAACCAGGTCGCCTCGACCAACACGTCGATCATCCAATCGACGATTGTCGCGCCGCGCCTGCCGTCTTTCTAG